In Numenius arquata unplaced genomic scaffold, bNumArq3.hap1.1 HAP1_SCAFFOLD_45, whole genome shotgun sequence, one DNA window encodes the following:
- the LOC141478866 gene encoding olfactory receptor 14A16-like, whose translation MSNSSSITQFLLLAFAETRELQLLHFGLFLGIYLAALLGNALIITAIACDHRLHTPMYFFLLNLSVLDLGSISTTVPKAMANSLFDTVAISYWGCAAQLFFFLFFITAEYCLLTVMSYDRYVAICQPLHYGTLLGSRACVHMAAAAWGSGFLNALLHTANTFSLPLCQGNVLDQFFCEIPQILKLSCSHSYLREVGLVVVSVCLSFGCFVFIVVSYVQIFRAVLRIPSEQGRHKAFSTCLPHLAVVSLFVSTAVFAHLKPPSISSQVLDLVVAVLYSVVPPAVNPLIYSMRNQELKEVIRNLISWIFFKRETFTTSFHK comes from the coding sequence atgtccaacagcagctccatcacccagttcctcctcctggcattcgcagagacacgggagctgcagctcttgcacttcgggctcttcctgggcatctacctggctgccctcctgggaaacgcactcatcatcaccgccatcgcctgtgaccaccgcctccacacccccatgtacttcttcctcctcaacctctccgttcttgacctgggatccatctccaccactgtccccaaagccatggccaattccctgtttgacaccgtggccatctcctactggggatgtgctgcacagctcttcttctttctcttctttatcacagcagagtactgtcttctcactgtcatgtcctacgatcgctacgttgccatctgccaacccctgcactacgggaccctcctgggcagcagagcttgtgtccacatggcagcagctgcctggggcagtgggtttctcaatgctctcctgcacacggccaatacattttccctacccctctgccagggcaatgtcctggaccagttcttctgtgaaatcccccagatcctcaagctctcctgctcacactcctacctcagggaagttgggcttgttgtggtcagtgtctgtttatcatttggttgttttgttttcattgtggtgtcctatgtgcagatcttcagggccgtgctgaggatcccctctgagcagggacggcacaaagccttttccacgtgcctccctcacctggccgtggtctccctctttgtcagcactgcagtgtttgcccacctgaagcccccctccatctcctcccaagttctagacctggtggtggctgttctgtactcggtggtgcctccagcagtgaaccccctcatctacagcatgaggaaccaggagctgaaggaggtCATTAGGAATCTGATTTCATGGATATTTTTCAAGAGGGAGACATTTACCACCTCTTTCCACAAATga
- the LOC141478868 gene encoding olfactory receptor 14J1-like, which yields MPNSSSITQFLLLAFTDTRELQLLNFRLFLGIYLAALLGNALIITAIACDHRLHTPMYFFLLNLSVLDLGSISTTVPKSMANSLWDTRAISYWGCAAQIFLFLFLMSSEYFLLTVMSYDRYVAICQPLHYGTLLGSRACVHMAAAAWGSGFLNALLHTANTFSLPLCQGNVLDQFFCEIPQILKLSCSHSYLREVGLLVVSACLAFGCFISIVVSYVQIFRAVLRIPSEQGRHKAFSMCLPHLAVVSLFLSTGMFAHLKPPSISSEVLDLVVAVLYSVVPPAVNPLIYSMRNQELKGAVWKLMTR from the coding sequence atgcccaacagcagctccatcacccagttcctcctcctggcattcacagacacacgggagctgcagctcttgaacttcaggctcttcctgggcatctacctggctgccctcctgggaaacgcactcatcatcaccgccatcgcctgtgaccaccgcctccacacccccatgtacttcttcctcctcaacctctccgttcttgacctgggctccatctccaccactgtccctaaatccatggccaattccctgtgggataccagggccatctcctactgggggtgtgctgcccagatatttctttttctctttttgatgtcatcagaatattttcttctcactgtcatgtcctacgaccgctacgttgccatctgccaacctctgcactacgggaccctcctgggcagcagagcttgtgtccacatggcagcagctgcctggggcagtgggtttctcaatgctctcctgcacacggccaatacattttccctacccctctgccagggcaatgtcctggaccagttcttctgtgaaatcccccagatcctcaagctctcctgctcacactcctacctcagggaagttgggcttcttgtggtcagtgcctgtttagcatttgggtgtttcatttccattgtggtgtcctatgtgcagatcttcagggccgtgctgaggatcccctctgagcagggacggcacaaagccttttccatgtgcctccctcacctggccgtggtctccctgtttctcagcactggcatgtttgcccacctgaagcccccctccatctcctccgaagttctagacctggtggtggctgttctgtactcggtggtgcctccagcagtgaaccccctcatctacagcatgaggaaccaggagctcaaaggtgcagtgtggaaactgatgaccagatga